The genomic region AATGTTGTTCAAGCCACAAAACAGATTCTGCATCTAGATGATTTGTTGGCTCATCAAGGAGTAATAGATCAGGTTTTTGTAGAAGTAACTTACATAAAGCAACCCGCCTGCGCTCACCTCCTGATAAAACCTTCACATCAGCTTCAGGAGGTGGGCAACGAAGTGCATCCATTGCTTGTTCTAATTGTGAATCTAAATCCCAAGCATTACGGTGATCTAATTGCTCTTGAAGAGTTCCCATCTCAGCTAGTAATTTGTCGTAATCAGCATCTGGGTTTGCCATCTCTTCACTTATTGCATTAAATCTATTTAATAAACCAATGGTTTCAGCCACACCCTCTTGCACATTTTCTAAAACATTTTTATCTTCATTAAGCGGTGGCTCTTGTAATAAAATACCGACGGTATAACCAGGTGAAAGATATGCCTCACCATTTGATGGTTGTTGAATACCAGCCATGATCTGTAGCACCGTTGACTTACCAGCACCGTTAGGCCCAAGCACACCAATTTTGGCGCCAGGTAAGAACATCAAGGTGACGTCATCAAGAATTACTTTCTCACCATGCGCCTTGCGCGCCTTTTTCATCGTGTAAATAAACTCAGCCATAGAGGCAAACCTTACCTGTTGTGATCGGTAGACTTATCCTCGTAAAGCACTAAATGCGCCTGTAGCTCAGTCGGATAGAGCGAATGCCTTCTAAGCATTAGGTCGCAGGTTCGATTCCTGCCAGGCGCGCACTACTTAAGAATCAAATCCCAAACCAAGTCGGTCTAATAACTTCAGCCACAAATTACGTTTTCCTTCATTTTTATCAGCCCTGGTAATTGACCATTGAGTAAGCCTGATAAATAAAAATCTAAATGGCTCTGGTGGAAATGGAATTGGTTTGTGTTTAACCATAGACAATCCTGTAGCTTCACTTTCAATACCATCTAATAAATCCAGCATGGTGGATGCACCAAATCTAGTTGTAGCAACACCAAGGCCGGTGTAGCCAAGTACGTAGGCAACTTTGCCATCGAAATCTGTTCCCCAAAATGGTGAAAACCTTGAGCAGGTATCAATTGCTCCACCCCACCCATGGGTAAATTTAATTCCAGCTAATTGTGGAAAGGTTTTAAAGAAATTTGTTGCAAGCCTGGCATAAGTAAGGGGCCGAGTTTCATACTCAGATCTAACCTTGCCAGCGTAGTTATAAATTGCATCATAACCACCCCATAAAATCTCATTCTCTTTAGTTAACCGGTAGTAGTGGAACTGATACCCAGCATCGGATAATCCCTCTCTACCTTTCCAACCAATACTTTCTAACTGCTCAGCAGTTAATGGCTGTGTTACTAATTGAAAGTCATAAACTGCAATTACATACTTTTTCACACTCTTAACAAGAGGCGTGTAGATATTGGTGGCCAGAGCCACCTTATTTGCTCTAATTGATCCATAGGCACTTTTAACAATTATTTGCTCACCATCTTGGATTAACTCCTCAACTTTAGAGTTTTCATAAATCTTCACACCGAGCGAGAGACAAACCTTCTCTAGTCCCCAAACTAATCTGGCCGGATCAACTAAGGCCGTGCCATCATGATCAAAGAGTGCTCCCTCATAAATTGGTGATTTAACCAGCGCTCTAATCTGCTCTTTATTTAACACCTCAACTTGATCACCAGTCTTATTTCTAGCAACTGCTTCCTCTTTTAAACCAGCCATCTGCCATGGGGCAACTGCAACCCGTAGCTCACCATTTCTTTCAAAATCACAATCGATCTTGTATTTCTTTATTGTCTCCTCAATCGCGTCAAGATTTTGCCTACCTAATTTTTCAATAGTTACCATCTCATCGGCAAAGCGGGTGTAACCATTAACAAAACCATGAGTAAGAGAGCCATTACAAAAGCCGCCATTACGGCCTGAGGCGCCATTACCAGTCTCACGTTGTTCAATTATTACAACCTCACGCTTTGGATCTCGCTCTTTAGCAAGTAGAGCTGTCCAAAGACCGGTGTATCCGGCGCCGACAATACAAAGATCAGTTTCTATTTCACTGGTTAGGGATGAATGAGAGTCAGGCTCTAATGGATCTGCATCTAACCAATAAAGCGCCGGCTGAAGATCAGATAATGAATTAAGAACAATTGGATTAATGGCTGGCATGGGCTGACTCCGGTGTGAACCGGATTCCACCCCTTTGCATAATTATCAGTGGCCCGGGTCCTCCGGAGTCCACACCCATAACGCAGATCTTTATCTAGCAATCTGTTTTTCGTCACAGTTACATCTTTATCTTACTCTAACTAAACAGTTGTATCCAAAACAACACAGAATTAAGCATAAAAAATCCCCCGCACTCTAGGAGTGTGCGGGGGATTTCTTTTTTACTTATTTACTTGATCTTTGCAATCTGTGACTTCGCCTTATCGTATAAAGCTCCAGTTATTTGGGCATAACCCTTTTCTGGAAACTTCTTTGCACATTGCTCAAGTAGGTATGTGTGCCAAGCGGCAACTATCTTTTGTTGCTCAGGATTCTTCTTTGCAGCTTCTGGATAAACCAAGCCATAAGAAGCAGTAGCTATTGGATATCCACCTGAAATTGACTTCTTGTAATCAGCTGTAAGGCTTCCATTAGCTTCAATAGTTCCGCCACCTAAAAATGCTGAGGTACCAGCAGCATCAGGAGCAATAAACTCACCGGCAGCGTTTCTAATATTTGCAACGCCTAATTTATTATCAGTTGCCCAGCTAACCTCACCATATCCAATACCGCCAACTTTGCCCTTAACACCGGCTGCAACTAAAGCTGAACCTGATGCACCTTGGAAGTTAAAGAAGGTTGAGATGTTATTTGGTGTGGAGTTAGCAAAAGTACCGCTCGCTGTCTTTGGCCATAATCTTTCATTTGCTCCAGCGTTAGCACCTTTTAGAAACTTACCGAATTGCTCAGATGTTCCTGAAGAATCAGTGCGATAGTAAACAGTAATTAGCTGATTTGGTAGATCAATATTTACTACCTTCTCAGATGTACTGGCAATGACTGGCTTACCTTTTTTATCAAGTACTGGCACAGTCTTAGTTACATTCTTGCCACCAACTTTAGTTGTTTGTTTCTTGGTCTTAAATTTAACTGTCTTAACAGTTCTTTCGTTGTCTGCAGCAATTAATTTGTCATTCCAGTTAGTAATGTAGCCAGAGAAAATCTGAGCAACTGTTGCTTCGCTTAGATAGATTGACTCTGTAACTGTTGGAAGATTGTACATAATTGCAATTGGAGCTGCATAAACTGGTGCATACTCTAAGTTAGCAGGGAAATCTGATGTGTAAACAGCATCTGATGCAGCAAAATCAACTAGATTTTTTGTGAAATCAGTACGGCCTTTTCCTGAACCACCTGCGGTGTAATTTACGGTGTGGCCAGTATCTTTTGTAAACTCTACTTTACAAACATCAATTAGTGGTTGAGCGAATGTTGCACCGCTACCATTAATCTGACCAGCAAAAGCTGGTGATGATGATAAAACTAATGCGGCTGTGGCAATTACGGTAACTGCCAATTTTCTTTGTAACTTCATTAATCCTCCTTGGAGTAATCGGTGCCTAAAAACTACTTAGGCCAGGAGAACTTGAGACTCATATCAGGTAAACATATGATGTTAGTTAAGTTAACAATTGGTAACGAAATTAGCCGAATCTTCCAGAGACATAATCCTCTGTTCGCTTCTCCTTTGGATTAGTAAATATCTCAGAAGTTGATGAGCTTTCAATTAATCGACCTGGGCCGCCATCTGATAAAAAGAAGCCTGTGTAATCAGAGACGCGTGCTGCCTGCTGCATATTGTGAGTAACAATCACAATACTGATGCTAGAGGCCAACTCTCTAATGGTTTCCTCAATTCGAAGTGTTGATCCTGGATCAAGAGCTGAGCAAGGCTCATCCATTAGTAGAACTTGTGGATTTACCGCAAGTGATCTGGCAATACATAAGCGCTGTTGCTGCCCACCTGATAACGCTCCGCCATACTCATCTAATCGATCTTTAACTTCATCCCAAAGACCTGCTCTTCTTAAGCAACTCTCAAGTAACTCATCTGCATTTTCAATTTTAATTTGAGCAAGTTTTAGCCCAGATAAAACATTCTCTTTAATCGTCATCGATGGGAATGGATTTGGTTTCTGAAACACCATTCCCACCTTTAATCTAATCTTTGTAACATCTACTCCTGGATCATAAACATCTTTGCCATCTAGAATTACCTGACCAGCAAGAGCTGCAGTTGGAATAAATTCATGCATCCGGTTAAGGATTCGAATAAATGTGGATTTACCACAACCTGATGGGCCAATTAGTGCGGTTACTGTGCCAGAGAAGAAATCCATTGAGATATCTTCAAGTACATGTTTTTTACCAAACCAGGCATGAATTCCTTTTGCAGTTAGGCCAGTTAAACCAGCAATCGGCTTACCCACCTTGGCAGTTCTGGCCGCTGCAACATCTGCTAGTGAATGAGTGGCAACTCTGCGATCTTGCGCTGAACTACTCTTTTGCCCACTCTCCGGCTTTCCTGTTAACTGACTCATATTTTCCTTTCGCTCATTGGGAGTTTCTGGTGAATTCTCATTACTCATTTTCTCCTACTTCCTTTAGCTGCTCCAAAGTATCTAGCCAGTGCAAAAAATATGAAGACAATAACCATTAATACAAAAACGCCCTGCCAAGCTCTACTAATAGCATTCTCACTTCCGATAAGTAGATTTTTCCAAACATAGTAAGGAAAAGCTGACATATTTCCTTGCGTAGGGTTTAAATTAATTGCATCAGCGCCACCAATTGTTAGAAGTAAGGGCGCAGTTTCACCGACTACTCGAGCTATTCCTAGAATTACCGCTGTAATTAACCCACTCCTTGCTGCTGGTATGACCACCATGGCAACTGTGCGCCACTGGGTAGCACCTAAAGCTAAACCAGCTTCACGAAGATCACTTGGAATAAGTTTTAATACCTCTTCAGAGGTTCTAGCCACAGTTGGAATCATTAAAACTGTTAACGCAAAGGCACCGGCTATGGCGCTATATGCATTTCCTAACTGCACCATCCAGACCGCGAAAATAAATAATCCAGCAACAATTGATGGCACACCACTCATTGCTTGTACGAAAAATCTAACTAGTCCAGCAAATCGACCTTTAACTTCAACTATATAAAGCGCGGTTAAAATACCAATTGGTGTGGAGAGCACGGTTGCAAAGGTAACGATGTAGGCAGTTCCAATCACCGCATGTATTAATCCACCCTCAGTTAGTTCAGATTCTGAGGCTGTTTGTGACATATCTTGAGTGAACATTGCACCTGGTGATAATTGTGAAGCACCTAATCTGATAATTTCATATAAAACTGAAGCTAAAGCGATAATGACAAATGATGCCGCAATATAAACCAATACTGTGGTGGAGGAATTTACCGCAGCCTTACGATCTTTTTTGATCCAGCTAACTGCTGTAGCAGTAATTATTGACATAAAAATTAATGTCAAAGCAAATCCTAATTTACCTTTTAATGGTGAAAAGCCAACAATTGCCAAGGTTGCAACAACTGTAAATAACGCCCCAAGTAAATCAGTAATTAAGTCCTTTGGAGTTAGCTTCCAAGGATGCTCTGGCTTAACCAGCAAGACACTTTGGCTCATTTTTACTCTCTCGCCGTCTTATTAATAATAGCGTTGGCTAGAAAGTTAACCGCTAAGGTAACTAAAAATAGAACAAAGCCGGCTGCCATTAATGCTTGTAATTCAACTCGATCAGCTTCCCCGAATTTATTAACGATCATAGATGCCACTGACCCACCAGCGCTTAGTAAAACTTCAATTCGAATGTCATAAACTAAGTTAAGTACTGTGTAAACAGCAACTGTTTCACCAAGGGCTCGGCCTAAACCAAGCATGGCGCCACCAATCACACCACCGCGACCATAAGGAATTACCACCGCTTTAATCATTGACCACTTTGTAGCACCGAGTGCGTAGGCTGCCTGGATTCGCTCTAACGGAGTTTGGGCAAATACTTCCCGTGCTACCGCAGTCACGATTGGTGTAATCATGATTGCTAACACTAAGCCTGCAATAAAAGGTGATCTAGTAAATACTGGTGCTGGCATATCAAAGAATGGAATAAAGCTAAAGTACTTGTGAATTAATTTAGCCCAGTACTCTGCATGCGGCATTAAAACAAAGTAACCCCATAATCCGTAAACAATTGATGGGATTGCTGCCATAACATCAACTACTACCACCATTGGTTTTTTTAGCCACTGCGGTGCGTAATATGATAAAAACAATGCGGTACCAACTGCAATTGGCACACCCATAATCATCGCTAAAATTCCAGTAACAATTGTTCCGTACAGCATTGCGCCAACTCCATAAGCTGCAGGTTGACCTTCCTCCGGTATAGCGTCCACCCAATCAAAGCCAGTTATGAATCCCAAGCCAGCTGCTCGTATTGCTTCAAAGCCGTTATAAACTAAGAAAAATCCAATTAAACCTAAAAGTGCTAGTGAAAATAAGCCACCAGATGTAACTACACCCCTAAATACTTTGTCAGTAAATCTTGGCTGGGTGGTTATTACTCTAGGTATTGGCGCACTCTTTGCCTGTGGAAGAGTGGTTGTCATAGAGGAATAATGCTGTGCTGTGAGTTTATTTATGAGGACGCAGGGTTAAAACAAGGTGAACGAAAGGTGAAATCACACGGGCAGGTGACCCAATAGGCTTAACCCATATGAGCGCTGATCTTCCAAACATAATCTGGGTCGATTGTGAGATGACCGGGCTAGATATTCAAAATGATGCCCTAGTTGAGATTGCCGTCCTGGTAACTGATGCCCAACTAAATGTATTAGGCACTGGAGTTGATCTAGTTATTAAGTGTGATCCGGAGAAATTAGCTAACATGCAACAGGTTGTAATAGATATGCATACTAACTCTGGACTTATTAAAGAGATCCCAAATGGGACAACTTTAGATAAAGCAGATGAGGCGATCATCGCCTATCTAAAAAAATACGCACCTGTCGAAGGTAAATCTCCACTGGCTGGTAACTCTGTCTATGTTGATCGAGCCTTTATCGCTAGAGATCTACCCCTATTAAATAAGTATCTGCATTATCGAACTATTGATGTCTCAACCATTAAAGAGTTAGCAAGAAGATGGCACCCTAAAACCTACTTCTCAGCCCCTGCTAAAGATGGAAATCATCGAGCACTCGGTGATATCAGAGACTCAATTGCAGAGCTTGATTACTACCGCAGCGCAATATTTCTTCCCTAACCAGGCAGTAATTAATAGGTATAAAGAAGTACTTGGTATTTGCCGTATCATTGCCTTTGCAAAACATGGTGGGCGTAGCTCAGCTGGTAGAGCACCCGGTTGTGGTCCGGGATGTCGCGGGTTCGAGCCCCGTCGCTCACCCCACTAATTTGGCAAAGAGTTAGTAATTAATTACACATAGGAGAGATAAATGAAGCCGATGATCTTTGATGTTGTAATTGAGATTCCAGCAGGCTCTCGTAATAAGTATGAAATCGATCATGAGACTGGTCAGATTAGATTAGATCGAATGCTCTTCACATCTACTCGTTATCCATATGATTACGGCTTTGTTGAAAATACATTATCACTCGATGGTGATCCACTAGATGCACTAGTGATGCTAGATGAACCAACATTTCCAGGTTGTGTGGTCTCATGTCGAGTAATTGGCATGCTGCGCATGAGTGATGAAGCAGGTGGGGATGATAAATTACTTTGTGTTGCAGCAGGTGATATCAGAAAAGATTATTTAACTAATATCTCAGATCTACCAAGCTTTGAGCTTGAAGAAATAAAACACTTCTTTCAGGTCTATAAATCACTAGAACCAAACAAAGTGGTCCACGGTGGTGATTGGG from Candidatus Nanopelagicus abundans harbors:
- a CDS encoding NAD(P)/FAD-dependent oxidoreductase, with the translated sequence MPAINPIVLNSLSDLQPALYWLDADPLEPDSHSSLTSEIETDLCIVGAGYTGLWTALLAKERDPKREVVIIEQRETGNGASGRNGGFCNGSLTHGFVNGYTRFADEMVTIEKLGRQNLDAIEETIKKYKIDCDFERNGELRVAVAPWQMAGLKEEAVARNKTGDQVEVLNKEQIRALVKSPIYEGALFDHDGTALVDPARLVWGLEKVCLSLGVKIYENSKVEELIQDGEQIIVKSAYGSIRANKVALATNIYTPLVKSVKKYVIAVYDFQLVTQPLTAEQLESIGWKGREGLSDAGYQFHYYRLTKENEILWGGYDAIYNYAGKVRSEYETRPLTYARLATNFFKTFPQLAGIKFTHGWGGAIDTCSRFSPFWGTDFDGKVAYVLGYTGLGVATTRFGASTMLDLLDGIESEATGLSMVKHKPIPFPPEPFRFLFIRLTQWSITRADKNEGKRNLWLKLLDRLGLGFDS
- a CDS encoding substrate-binding domain-containing protein encodes the protein MKLQRKLAVTVIATAALVLSSSPAFAGQINGSGATFAQPLIDVCKVEFTKDTGHTVNYTAGGSGKGRTDFTKNLVDFAASDAVYTSDFPANLEYAPVYAAPIAIMYNLPTVTESIYLSEATVAQIFSGYITNWNDKLIAADNERTVKTVKFKTKKQTTKVGGKNVTKTVPVLDKKGKPVIASTSEKVVNIDLPNQLITVYYRTDSSGTSEQFGKFLKGANAGANERLWPKTASGTFANSTPNNISTFFNFQGASGSALVAAGVKGKVGGIGYGEVSWATDNKLGVANIRNAAGEFIAPDAAGTSAFLGGGTIEANGSLTADYKKSISGGYPIATASYGLVYPEAAKKNPEQQKIVAAWHTYLLEQCAKKFPEKGYAQITGALYDKAKSQIAKIK
- the pstB gene encoding phosphate ABC transporter ATP-binding protein PstB, with translation MSNENSPETPNERKENMSQLTGKPESGQKSSSAQDRRVATHSLADVAAARTAKVGKPIAGLTGLTAKGIHAWFGKKHVLEDISMDFFSGTVTALIGPSGCGKSTFIRILNRMHEFIPTAALAGQVILDGKDVYDPGVDVTKIRLKVGMVFQKPNPFPSMTIKENVLSGLKLAQIKIENADELLESCLRRAGLWDEVKDRLDEYGGALSGGQQQRLCIARSLAVNPQVLLMDEPCSALDPGSTLRIEETIRELASSISIVIVTHNMQQAARVSDYTGFFLSDGGPGRLIESSSTSEIFTNPKEKRTEDYVSGRFG
- the pstA gene encoding phosphate ABC transporter permease PstA, whose product is MSQSVLLVKPEHPWKLTPKDLITDLLGALFTVVATLAIVGFSPLKGKLGFALTLIFMSIITATAVSWIKKDRKAAVNSSTTVLVYIAASFVIIALASVLYEIIRLGASQLSPGAMFTQDMSQTASESELTEGGLIHAVIGTAYIVTFATVLSTPIGILTALYIVEVKGRFAGLVRFFVQAMSGVPSIVAGLFIFAVWMVQLGNAYSAIAGAFALTVLMIPTVARTSEEVLKLIPSDLREAGLALGATQWRTVAMVVIPAARSGLITAVILGIARVVGETAPLLLTIGGADAINLNPTQGNMSAFPYYVWKNLLIGSENAISRAWQGVFVLMVIVFIFFALARYFGAAKGSRRK
- the pstC gene encoding phosphate ABC transporter permease subunit PstC, with translation MTTTLPQAKSAPIPRVITTQPRFTDKVFRGVVTSGGLFSLALLGLIGFFLVYNGFEAIRAAGLGFITGFDWVDAIPEEGQPAAYGVGAMLYGTIVTGILAMIMGVPIAVGTALFLSYYAPQWLKKPMVVVVDVMAAIPSIVYGLWGYFVLMPHAEYWAKLIHKYFSFIPFFDMPAPVFTRSPFIAGLVLAIMITPIVTAVAREVFAQTPLERIQAAYALGATKWSMIKAVVIPYGRGGVIGGAMLGLGRALGETVAVYTVLNLVYDIRIEVLLSAGGSVASMIVNKFGEADRVELQALMAAGFVLFLVTLAVNFLANAIINKTARE
- the orn gene encoding oligoribonuclease → MSADLPNIIWVDCEMTGLDIQNDALVEIAVLVTDAQLNVLGTGVDLVIKCDPEKLANMQQVVIDMHTNSGLIKEIPNGTTLDKADEAIIAYLKKYAPVEGKSPLAGNSVYVDRAFIARDLPLLNKYLHYRTIDVSTIKELARRWHPKTYFSAPAKDGNHRALGDIRDSIAELDYYRSAIFLP
- a CDS encoding inorganic diphosphatase; the protein is MIFDVVIEIPAGSRNKYEIDHETGQIRLDRMLFTSTRYPYDYGFVENTLSLDGDPLDALVMLDEPTFPGCVVSCRVIGMLRMSDEAGGDDKLLCVAAGDIRKDYLTNISDLPSFELEEIKHFFQVYKSLEPNKVVHGGDWVDQKAAEDEINASYKRYKK